One Triticum dicoccoides isolate Atlit2015 ecotype Zavitan chromosome 4B, WEW_v2.0, whole genome shotgun sequence genomic window carries:
- the LOC119293816 gene encoding expansin-A24-like, which produces MASAPARAIVVVALMLACSGLAMAADNAPVWLRAHATFYGGADASDTMGGACGYGNLYSAGYGTRTAALSQALFNDGAACGQCYKIACDHKLADPMFCKPGVTVTITATNLCPPNYALPSDNGGWCNPPRPHFDMAQPAWEKIGVYKGGIIPVMYQRVPCVKKGGVRFKIAGHDYFILVNVFNMGAAGSIKSMDVKTSDLDAWAPMARNWGANWQSLANLTGKMLSFRLTSIDGQTLVFNNIVPPGWTFGQTFASKLQF; this is translated from the exons ATGGCGTCGGCTCCAGCTCGAGCTATTGTCGTGGTGGCTCTCATGCTCGCGTGCTCTGGGCTGGCCATGGCCGCGGACAACGCGCCGGTATGGCTGAGGGCGCATGCGACGTTCTACGGCGGCGCTGATGCCTCTGACACTATGG GTGGGGCGTGTGGGTACGGCAACCTGTACTCAGCGGGCTACGGGACGCGGACGGCGGCGCTAAGCCAGGCGCTCTTCAACGACGGCGCAGCATGCGGTCAGTGCTACAAGATTGCTTGTGATCACAAGCTTGCGGATCCGATGTTCTGCAAACCGGGCGTCACGGTGACAATCACAGCCACGAACCTTTGCCCGCCTAACTATGCACTCCCGAGCGACAATGGAGGCTGGTGCAATCCTCCGAGGCCGCACTTCGACATGGCACAACCGGCCTGGGAGAAGATTGGTGTCTACAAGGGTGGCATCATCCCTGTCATGTACCAGAG GGTTCCATGCGTGAAGAAGGGTGGGGTGCGGTTCAAGATTGCTGGTCATGATTACTTTATCCTAGTTAATGTATTCAACATGGGAGCTGCTGGATCAATCAAATCGATGGATGTCAAGACCTCTGATTTAGACGCATGGGCGCCAATGGCTCGTAACTGGGGCGCGAACTGGCAATCTCTAGCGAATCTTACCGGGAAGATGCTCTCATTCAGATTGACCAGCATAGATGGGCAGACGCTTGTCTTCAACAACATTGTGCCACCTGGATGGACGTTTGGGCAAACATTTGCGAGCAAATTGCAGTTTTAA